One genomic region from Skermania piniformis encodes:
- a CDS encoding LLM class flavin-dependent oxidoreductase, with protein MPRRHVAKLAREVSALDRLSGGRVIFGAGYAAPTVLDGHCGAANP; from the coding sequence GTGCCTCGACGTCACGTCGCCAAGCTGGCCCGGGAGGTGAGCGCGCTCGATCGGCTCTCCGGCGGACGCGTGATCTTCGGCGCCGGATACGCTGCGCCGACCGTGCTCGACGGCCACTGTGGAGCGGCGAACCCGTGA
- a CDS encoding aldehyde dehydrogenase encodes MELISPHTEQRLDEVAAAGPDDVDQAVAAARAAADAGPWPRMSPDERIAVVRRLAERYGARRAELAELITAEIGAPTSFAQRAQVGLPAMMISAFCDLAERFEWQQTRTGFFGADVLVRHEPVGVVAAVVPWNMPQFLTVTKLVPALLAGCSVVVKPAAETSLDALLLGELLDEIGLPPGVVSILPGDAATGAQLVGHPGVDKVSFTGSTAVGKAVATACAPNLTKVSLELGGKSAAIVLDDAAPEAVAAAVRSASLSNSGQICNALTRVLVPEAREAEFVDALAAELAGIVVGDPTDPATQMGPLVSRRQQQRVLDYIRTGQDEGARLVTGGTDLPAGVDRGWFVRPTLFAGASNAMRIAREEIFGPVLTVISYRTEDEAVALAADSDYGLAGSVFTADTDRGLAVAERVKTGTFGVNQGYTMDPIAPFGGVKCSGYGRELGPEGLAGYLETKSIAVAKA; translated from the coding sequence ATGGAACTGATCTCGCCGCACACCGAGCAGCGACTGGACGAGGTCGCCGCCGCCGGCCCGGACGACGTCGACCAGGCAGTCGCTGCGGCGCGCGCCGCCGCGGACGCCGGGCCGTGGCCACGGATGTCCCCGGACGAACGGATCGCCGTGGTCCGGCGGCTCGCCGAACGCTACGGCGCCCGGCGGGCGGAACTCGCGGAGCTGATCACCGCCGAGATCGGCGCGCCGACCAGCTTCGCCCAACGCGCGCAGGTCGGCCTGCCGGCGATGATGATCTCGGCGTTCTGCGACCTCGCCGAACGCTTCGAGTGGCAGCAGACCCGCACCGGCTTCTTCGGCGCCGACGTCCTGGTGCGGCACGAGCCGGTCGGCGTGGTCGCCGCGGTGGTGCCGTGGAACATGCCGCAGTTCCTCACCGTCACCAAGCTGGTGCCGGCGTTGCTGGCCGGCTGCTCGGTGGTCGTCAAACCCGCCGCGGAGACGTCGTTGGACGCGCTGCTGCTGGGCGAGTTGCTCGACGAGATCGGGCTGCCGCCCGGGGTGGTCTCGATCCTGCCCGGCGACGCCGCGACCGGTGCGCAGTTGGTCGGCCACCCGGGTGTGGACAAGGTGTCGTTCACCGGCTCGACCGCGGTGGGCAAGGCGGTGGCCACCGCCTGCGCGCCGAACCTGACGAAGGTGAGCCTGGAACTGGGCGGCAAGTCGGCCGCGATCGTGCTCGACGACGCCGCCCCGGAAGCTGTTGCGGCCGCGGTGCGCTCGGCGAGTCTGTCCAACAGCGGGCAGATCTGCAACGCGCTGACCCGGGTGCTGGTGCCCGAAGCCCGCGAGGCCGAGTTCGTCGACGCGCTCGCTGCCGAGCTGGCCGGCATCGTCGTCGGCGACCCGACCGATCCGGCAACCCAGATGGGCCCCTTGGTGAGTCGCCGCCAACAACAACGGGTGCTCGACTACATCCGCACCGGTCAGGACGAGGGGGCCCGGCTGGTCACCGGCGGCACCGACCTGCCGGCCGGCGTCGACCGTGGCTGGTTCGTCCGGCCCACCCTGTTCGCCGGGGCGAGCAACGCGATGCGGATCGCCCGCGAGGAAATCTTCGGCCCGGTGCTGACCGTGATCAGCTACCGCACCGAGGACGAGGCGGTGGCGCTGGCCGCAGACTCCGACTACGGCCTCGCCGGCTCGGTATTCACCGCCGACACCGACCGGGGCCTAGCCGTCGCCGAACGAGTGAAAACCGGAACCTTCGGCGTCAACCAGGGCTACACCATGGACCCGATCGCTCCCTTCGGCGGAGTCAAGTGCAGCGGCTACGGCCGGGAACTGGGCCCGGAGGGGCTAGCCGGCTATCTGGAGACCAAGTCGATCGCGGTGGCAAAGGCGTAG
- a CDS encoding nitric oxide reductase activation protein NorD, protein MNADPDRFRLLASAVAGRSVAVAAAPPGEAAYTNGRIVFVSAGASPDRQRREVLVQSALIGAGSLREPLVRGLRARRGLARRYLAVEGPRALGVLADRVPIIATLDLDVAPGTDTAEASLELARGRAAVPEPPEWFGVIRPSRILSSVKAAGKATQQDLRLEFDLVDLPESEDEDEAGDRMEDSKILKLFENPVLNSQLMSDFLRKIFGNSRSPGDTGAGGELTVRAVRRVEKVGADARPMATPIRFTDTDRPGATVGVGGALYPEWDRHNQRYRPNWCRVIDFPSTAAADVSAAAVEHDDVLRRRLSRVGLGPRRLRARSDGTDLDLEALVDLHVDLRSGWSPPEHVYIDRRNLERNLGVLILVDASGSATDTDPAGLAVHDHQRRAAATLAVTLEELGDRVAVYAFRSQGRHAVHLPAIKSFGQRFGALHRARLNQLQPSGYTRLGAGIRGAAAILAAEAGTPNRLLLVLSDGHPYDDGYEAGYAEADTCKALEEVRADGIATLCLAISATTPTDALERTFGATGLARATALADLSPRMDELFLAALRELAAPRPTPSRS, encoded by the coding sequence ATGAACGCCGATCCGGACCGGTTCCGGCTGCTCGCCTCGGCGGTCGCCGGCCGGTCGGTCGCCGTCGCCGCCGCACCGCCGGGCGAGGCCGCGTATACGAACGGCCGGATCGTCTTCGTCTCGGCCGGCGCCTCCCCGGACCGGCAGCGCCGCGAAGTCCTGGTGCAGAGTGCGTTGATCGGCGCCGGCAGCCTCCGGGAACCGCTGGTACGCGGGCTACGAGCTCGTCGCGGTCTGGCCCGGCGCTATCTCGCCGTCGAGGGTCCGCGCGCGTTGGGCGTGCTCGCCGACCGGGTACCGATCATCGCGACCCTCGATCTCGACGTGGCGCCGGGCACCGATACCGCCGAAGCGTCGCTGGAGCTGGCCCGCGGCCGGGCTGCGGTGCCCGAACCGCCGGAGTGGTTCGGGGTCATCCGCCCTTCTCGCATCCTGTCGTCGGTCAAGGCCGCGGGCAAGGCCACGCAGCAGGATCTGCGGCTGGAGTTCGACCTGGTCGACCTGCCGGAGTCCGAGGACGAGGACGAAGCCGGCGACCGGATGGAGGACAGCAAGATTCTCAAGCTGTTCGAGAACCCGGTGCTGAACTCGCAGCTGATGTCGGACTTCCTGCGGAAGATCTTCGGCAACTCGCGTTCCCCCGGCGATACCGGTGCGGGCGGCGAACTGACGGTGCGCGCGGTGCGCCGAGTGGAGAAGGTCGGCGCGGACGCCCGGCCGATGGCGACGCCGATCCGGTTTACCGACACCGATCGGCCGGGCGCGACCGTCGGGGTCGGCGGCGCGCTCTATCCGGAGTGGGACCGGCATAACCAGCGGTACCGGCCGAACTGGTGTCGGGTGATCGACTTTCCCTCGACCGCGGCGGCCGACGTCTCCGCCGCGGCTGTCGAGCACGACGACGTGCTGCGCCGGCGGCTGTCCCGGGTCGGGCTCGGCCCGCGCCGGTTACGCGCCCGCTCCGACGGCACCGATCTGGACCTGGAGGCGCTGGTCGACCTGCACGTCGATCTCCGGTCCGGCTGGTCGCCGCCGGAGCACGTCTACATCGACCGGCGCAATCTGGAACGCAACCTCGGCGTGCTGATCCTGGTCGATGCCTCCGGTTCGGCCACCGACACCGATCCCGCGGGCCTGGCGGTGCACGACCATCAGCGCCGGGCCGCCGCCACCCTCGCGGTCACGTTGGAGGAGCTCGGGGACCGGGTCGCGGTCTACGCGTTCCGTTCGCAGGGCCGGCACGCCGTGCACCTGCCGGCGATCAAGAGCTTCGGGCAACGGTTCGGCGCCCTGCACCGAGCCCGACTCAATCAGCTGCAACCGTCCGGCTACACCCGGCTCGGCGCCGGAATCCGGGGTGCGGCAGCGATCCTCGCGGCCGAGGCCGGCACGCCGAACCGGCTGCTGCTGGTGCTGTCGGACGGCCACCCGTACGACGACGGGTACGAGGCCGGCTACGCCGAAGCGGATACCTGCAAGGCGCTGGAAGAGGTGCGCGCGGACGGGATCGCCACCCTGTGCCTGGCGATCAGCGCGACCACCCCGACCGACGCGCTGGAACGCACCTTCGGCGCCACCGGCCTGGCCCGCGCAACCGCCCTGGCGGACCTGAGCCCGCGGATGGACGAGCTGTTTCTGGCCGCGTTGCGTGAGCTGGCCGCGCCCCGGCCGACCCCGAGCCGTTCCTGA
- a CDS encoding CbbQ/NirQ/NorQ/GpvN family protein: MLIADRSPDAAGASVLDPFYRAAGNEVEVFTAAARRGTPVLLKGPTGCGKTRFVETMAHRLGRELITVAGHEDMTSADLVGRFLLKGGETVWVDGPLTRAVRAGAICYLDEIVEARQDTTVVIHPLADHRRELPLDRLGTILHAAPGFQLVISYNPGYQSILKNLKESTRQRFVAITLDFPGADAETEIVAHEAGIDTATARSLVGLGRAIRNLDGSPLGEVSSTRMLILAGSLVAAGLDLRTAVQSAVVEVLSDDDEVVRALGELVDAVLPRR, encoded by the coding sequence ATGCTGATCGCGGATCGCTCGCCCGATGCTGCCGGCGCCTCGGTGCTCGACCCGTTCTACCGAGCGGCCGGCAACGAAGTCGAGGTGTTCACCGCGGCCGCCCGACGTGGCACTCCGGTGCTGCTCAAGGGGCCGACCGGCTGCGGCAAGACCCGCTTCGTCGAGACGATGGCGCATCGGCTCGGCCGAGAGCTGATCACCGTCGCCGGACACGAGGACATGACCTCGGCCGATCTGGTCGGTCGGTTCCTGCTCAAAGGGGGCGAGACGGTGTGGGTCGACGGCCCGTTGACCCGCGCCGTCCGTGCGGGAGCGATCTGCTACCTGGACGAGATCGTGGAAGCGCGCCAGGACACCACGGTGGTCATCCATCCGCTCGCCGATCATCGCCGGGAACTGCCGCTCGACCGGCTCGGCACGATCCTGCACGCGGCACCGGGATTCCAACTGGTGATCTCGTACAACCCCGGGTATCAGAGCATCCTGAAGAATCTGAAGGAGTCGACCCGGCAGCGCTTCGTGGCGATCACGCTGGATTTCCCGGGCGCGGACGCCGAAACCGAGATCGTCGCGCACGAAGCCGGGATCGACACCGCGACCGCCCGGTCGTTGGTCGGCCTCGGGCGGGCGATCCGGAATCTGGACGGGTCCCCACTGGGCGAGGTGTCCTCGACCCGGATGTTGATCCTGGCCGGCAGCCTGGTGGCCGCCGGACTCGACCTGCGGACCGCCGTGCAGTCGGCCGTCGTCGAGGTGCTCTCCGACGACGACGAGGTCGTGCGCGCGCTCGGCGAACTCGTCGACGCGGTACTGCCCCGGCGATGA
- a CDS encoding spirocyclase AveC family protein, which yields MSDRPRKSGTTITDSRTSTATIGDPPAQPSSRVRVWAVVGAAVLLLELYVWTRWVTGPYFERVPTGPSEPPLYMKIPLIANAVVVCVGLPIAIWWFLIRPWVRERRITLDGMLLLSMGLMSFQDPILNYFNTWCTYNSWLFNRGAWTPYIPGWVSPDKPGAMVPEPVLTNLPGYTAGVLVITILGCWVMRKIKSRWPSLSNLRLIMITFAIVFVFDFVMEALILLPMGLYTYPGAIQAVSFNAGTYYQWPIYEGVLWGGVQTALCSLRFFTDDRGRTVVERGLDSVRGGFATQQFTRFLAIFGAVSACFFLLYNVPVQWFAMHADPWPADVMERSYFVNGICGEGTDVPCPDPNLPMPSRESGYIDLNGKLIMPDGAQVPDAVPLRQGE from the coding sequence ATGAGCGACCGACCGAGGAAGAGTGGGACCACGATCACCGACTCTCGGACCAGCACCGCGACGATCGGTGATCCACCGGCCCAGCCATCCAGCCGAGTACGCGTCTGGGCGGTCGTCGGCGCAGCCGTCCTGTTGCTCGAGCTGTATGTCTGGACCCGGTGGGTCACCGGCCCCTATTTCGAACGCGTGCCGACCGGACCGAGCGAGCCACCGCTTTACATGAAGATCCCGCTGATCGCGAATGCGGTCGTGGTGTGTGTCGGCCTGCCGATCGCGATCTGGTGGTTCCTCATCCGGCCGTGGGTACGGGAACGGCGGATCACCCTCGACGGCATGTTGTTGCTGTCGATGGGCCTGATGTCGTTCCAGGACCCGATCCTGAACTACTTCAACACCTGGTGCACGTACAACAGCTGGCTGTTCAACCGCGGCGCCTGGACACCCTACATTCCCGGCTGGGTCTCCCCGGACAAGCCCGGTGCGATGGTGCCCGAACCCGTCCTGACCAACCTGCCCGGCTATACCGCCGGCGTACTCGTGATCACCATCCTCGGCTGTTGGGTGATGCGAAAGATCAAGTCGCGCTGGCCGTCGTTGAGCAATCTGCGACTGATCATGATCACGTTCGCGATCGTCTTCGTCTTCGACTTCGTGATGGAAGCCCTCATCCTGCTGCCGATGGGTCTCTACACCTACCCCGGCGCCATCCAGGCTGTCTCGTTCAACGCCGGCACCTACTACCAGTGGCCGATCTACGAGGGCGTCCTGTGGGGCGGCGTGCAGACGGCGCTGTGCAGCCTGCGCTTCTTCACCGACGATCGCGGCCGGACCGTGGTCGAGCGCGGCCTGGACAGCGTGCGCGGTGGGTTCGCCACCCAACAGTTCACCCGGTTCCTGGCCATCTTCGGCGCGGTCAGCGCGTGCTTCTTCCTGCTGTACAACGTCCCGGTGCAGTGGTTCGCGATGCACGCCGACCCGTGGCCGGCCGACGTGATGGAGCGCTCGTACTTCGTCAACGGCATCTGCGGCGAGGGCACCGATGTGCCGTGCCCGGATCCGAACCTGCCGATGCCGAGCCGGGAATCCGGCTATATCGATCTGAACGGCAAGCTGATCATGCCGGACGGGGCCCAGGTGCCCGACGCGGTGCCGCTCCGACAGGGAGAATGA
- a CDS encoding amidohydrolase family protein — protein MKPDDLILVSIDDHVVEPLDMFDRHVPAKWAEYAPKVVVGENGVDQWIYRDRPTGVAGLNAVVTWPAEEWGRDPAGYAEMRPAVYDVHERVRDMDVNGVLTSMCFPTFTGFSAGHLSRGGQDEITVAMISAYNDWHIDEWAGAYPGRFIPIGILPMWDPQLAVAEIERLAGRGCRSVTMPELPHIDGLPSYHDIEYWAPVFEALQHHDTVMNLHIGQGFGVLRLAPDAPIDNLMVLAPSISLIAAQDLLWGPAFRRYPGLKISLSEGGVGWIPFFLDRSDRHYTNQRWLRRDFGGKLPSEVFREHVLACYVTDRTALKFRHDIGIDNIAWECDYPHSDSIWPNAPEFVLEELDAAGASDSDIHQITWENACRHFGWDPFTTIPRERATVGALRATATDVDISTRSRAEYAAAYTERAGATR, from the coding sequence GTGAAGCCCGACGATCTGATCCTGGTGAGCATCGACGACCACGTGGTCGAACCGCTCGACATGTTCGACCGGCATGTGCCGGCCAAGTGGGCCGAGTACGCACCCAAGGTGGTCGTCGGCGAGAACGGCGTCGATCAATGGATATACCGGGATCGACCGACCGGGGTCGCCGGGCTGAATGCGGTGGTCACCTGGCCCGCCGAGGAATGGGGCCGCGACCCGGCCGGATACGCCGAGATGCGCCCCGCCGTATACGACGTGCACGAACGAGTGCGCGATATGGACGTCAACGGCGTGCTCACCTCGATGTGCTTCCCCACCTTCACCGGATTCAGTGCCGGGCACCTCAGTCGCGGTGGGCAGGACGAGATCACCGTCGCGATGATCTCGGCGTACAACGACTGGCACATCGACGAATGGGCGGGCGCGTATCCGGGTCGGTTCATCCCGATCGGCATTCTGCCGATGTGGGACCCGCAACTCGCGGTCGCCGAGATCGAACGCCTCGCCGGCCGCGGCTGCCGCTCGGTCACCATGCCGGAGCTACCGCACATCGACGGCCTGCCCAGCTACCACGACATCGAATACTGGGCACCGGTGTTCGAGGCGCTGCAACATCACGACACGGTGATGAATCTGCATATCGGTCAGGGCTTCGGGGTACTGCGGCTGGCCCCGGACGCCCCGATCGACAATCTGATGGTGCTCGCGCCCAGTATCTCGCTGATCGCCGCGCAGGACCTGTTGTGGGGTCCCGCTTTCCGCCGTTATCCCGGCCTGAAGATCTCGCTGTCGGAGGGCGGCGTCGGCTGGATTCCGTTCTTCCTCGACCGCTCCGATCGCCACTACACCAATCAGCGCTGGCTGCGCCGGGACTTCGGCGGAAAGTTGCCCAGCGAGGTGTTCCGCGAACATGTGCTCGCCTGCTACGTCACCGATCGGACCGCGCTGAAGTTCCGGCACGATATCGGCATCGACAACATCGCCTGGGAGTGCGACTACCCGCACTCGGACTCGATCTGGCCGAACGCACCCGAGTTCGTCCTGGAGGAGCTCGACGCCGCCGGGGCATCGGATTCCGATATCCACCAGATCACCTGGGAGAACGCCTGCCGGCACTTCGGCTGGGACCCGTTCACCACGATCCCGCGTGAGCGGGCCACGGTCGGCGCGCTCCGCGCCACCGCGACCGATGTCGATATCTCCACCCGTTCGCGGGCCGAGTACGCAGCCGCCTACACCGAACGGGCAGGAGCCACCCGATGA
- a CDS encoding FadD3 family acyl-CoA ligase: MTWQTLPELVRSAGDRFGAAEAVVDGEVRWSFAELADRVRRAAGAYAAAGIDRGDRVAVWAPNSAEWIVAAFGALTAGAVLVPVNTRFKLAEAADVIERSGAKLVLVQHGFLGADHRDVAGVPVVDVKSGFLSAGEPFERVVAGTDIADIVFTSGTTGRPKGVMMNHLQTLRLYAEWCDLADLREGDRYLIVNPFFHTFGYKAGLVASLIRGATILPVPVFELDSVLGLVERERVTMLPGAPTLYHSLLQADRTHDLSSLRAAVTGAADIPVELIRRIREELPFQTIMTGYGLTEAGTATASRPGDSFEQIATTVGQPCDGVEVRIADDGEVLVRGYTVMQGYLDDPEATAAAIDPDGWLHTGDLGELDDDGRLRIVGRKKDLFIVGGFNAYPAEIEGFLLEHPEVAQVAVVGVPDDRMGQVGRAYIVAKGPVTEADLIAWSRERMAGYKVPRTVRFLDALPLNATGKVMKDQLPR; encoded by the coding sequence ATGACCTGGCAGACGCTGCCCGAGCTGGTGCGGTCCGCCGGCGACCGCTTCGGTGCCGCCGAAGCGGTCGTCGACGGCGAGGTGCGGTGGAGTTTCGCCGAGCTGGCCGATCGGGTGCGCCGGGCCGCCGGCGCCTACGCCGCCGCCGGCATCGACCGCGGCGATCGGGTGGCAGTATGGGCGCCGAACTCCGCCGAATGGATCGTGGCGGCGTTCGGCGCGCTCACCGCAGGCGCGGTGTTGGTGCCGGTGAACACCCGATTCAAGCTCGCCGAAGCGGCCGATGTGATCGAGCGCAGTGGCGCGAAGCTCGTGCTCGTCCAGCACGGGTTCCTGGGCGCCGACCATCGGGATGTGGCCGGTGTCCCGGTGGTCGACGTGAAGTCCGGATTCCTTTCCGCGGGCGAGCCGTTCGAGCGGGTGGTGGCCGGGACCGATATCGCCGACATCGTGTTCACCTCCGGCACGACCGGCCGGCCCAAGGGCGTCATGATGAACCACCTGCAGACGCTGCGGCTGTACGCCGAGTGGTGCGACCTGGCCGATCTGCGCGAGGGCGATCGGTACCTGATCGTCAACCCGTTTTTCCACACCTTCGGCTACAAGGCCGGGTTGGTCGCGTCGCTGATCCGCGGCGCCACCATTTTGCCGGTACCGGTGTTCGAGTTGGATTCCGTACTGGGACTGGTGGAGCGGGAACGGGTGACGATGCTGCCCGGCGCACCGACGCTGTACCACTCGCTGCTGCAAGCGGACCGGACGCACGACCTCTCCTCGTTACGTGCGGCGGTCACCGGCGCGGCTGATATCCCGGTCGAGCTGATCCGTCGAATCCGCGAGGAACTGCCGTTCCAGACGATCATGACCGGCTACGGCCTCACCGAAGCCGGCACAGCAACCGCATCGCGGCCGGGCGACAGCTTCGAACAGATCGCGACCACGGTCGGGCAACCCTGCGACGGCGTCGAGGTGCGGATCGCCGACGACGGTGAAGTCCTGGTCCGCGGATACACCGTGATGCAGGGCTATCTCGACGATCCGGAAGCGACCGCCGCAGCGATCGACCCGGACGGCTGGCTGCATACCGGCGACCTGGGCGAACTCGACGACGACGGCCGATTGCGGATCGTCGGGCGAAAAAAAGACCTGTTCATCGTCGGCGGGTTCAATGCCTATCCGGCCGAGATCGAAGGCTTCCTCCTGGAACACCCCGAGGTTGCTCAGGTGGCCGTCGTCGGGGTGCCCGACGACCGGATGGGCCAGGTCGGTCGGGCTTACATCGTGGCCAAGGGGCCGGTCACCGAAGCAGACCTGATCGCCTGGAGCCGCGAGCGGATGGCCGGCTACAAAGTGCCCCGAACAGTCCGATTCCTGGATGCGCTGCCGCTCAACGCCACCGGCAAGGTGATGAAAGACCAGCTCCCCCGCTGA
- a CDS encoding amidohydrolase family protein, which translates to MSDVNLPYQLFDADNHLYETQDALTRYLPQEYAGAVQYIEIKGRTKIAILGQISEYIPNPTFEVVARPGAMEEYFKYGNPDGKSRREIFGEPMRAIEAFRDPVARLAMMDQLQLQRALMFPTLASLVEERMRAYPELIHAVISSLNRWMLETWGQDGSFVHSGRIFTVPVITLPIVDRAIEELNWAVVEHGAKAILVRPAPVPGYKGMRSFAQPEFDPFWKRVVELDVLVTMHSSDSGYSRFDAEWDGNSLEMLPFKTNTFAMTNQWRPVTDAVASWVCHGALNRFPELKIAVIENGCVWLEPLLQQLSDVYKKAPEGFGFRDPIEAIKQSLYVSPFWEEDLQKLADTIGADHVLFGSDWPHPEGLAEPARYINEIKDMPLENQAKIMGGNLARLLKV; encoded by the coding sequence ATGAGCGACGTCAATCTCCCTTATCAGCTCTTCGACGCCGACAACCATCTCTACGAAACCCAGGATGCGTTGACTCGGTATCTGCCCCAGGAGTACGCCGGCGCGGTCCAGTACATCGAGATCAAGGGCCGCACCAAGATCGCAATTCTGGGCCAGATCAGTGAGTACATCCCCAACCCGACCTTCGAGGTGGTAGCGCGGCCGGGCGCGATGGAGGAGTACTTCAAATACGGCAATCCGGACGGGAAGAGCCGGCGGGAGATCTTCGGTGAGCCGATGCGTGCGATCGAAGCGTTCCGCGATCCGGTCGCACGCCTGGCGATGATGGACCAGCTGCAGCTGCAGCGAGCGCTGATGTTCCCGACCTTGGCCAGCCTGGTCGAGGAGCGGATGCGCGCATATCCCGAGCTGATCCACGCGGTGATCAGCTCGCTGAACCGGTGGATGCTCGAAACCTGGGGACAGGACGGCAGCTTCGTCCACTCCGGGCGCATCTTCACCGTTCCGGTGATCACGCTGCCGATCGTCGACCGGGCGATCGAGGAGCTGAACTGGGCGGTGGTCGAGCACGGCGCGAAAGCCATCCTGGTGCGCCCGGCCCCGGTGCCCGGATACAAGGGGATGCGCTCGTTCGCGCAGCCCGAATTCGATCCGTTCTGGAAGCGGGTTGTCGAGCTGGATGTGCTGGTCACCATGCACTCGTCGGACAGCGGTTACTCCCGCTTCGACGCCGAGTGGGACGGCAACAGCCTGGAGATGTTGCCGTTCAAGACGAACACCTTCGCCATGACCAACCAGTGGCGGCCGGTGACCGACGCGGTCGCGTCCTGGGTGTGCCACGGCGCGTTGAATCGCTTCCCGGAGCTGAAGATCGCGGTGATCGAGAACGGGTGCGTCTGGCTGGAGCCGCTGCTGCAGCAGCTGTCGGATGTGTACAAGAAGGCGCCCGAGGGCTTCGGCTTCCGTGACCCGATCGAGGCGATCAAGCAGAGCCTCTACGTCAGCCCGTTCTGGGAAGAGGACCTGCAGAAGCTCGCCGACACGATCGGCGCCGACCACGTGCTGTTCGGCTCGGACTGGCCGCACCCGGAGGGTCTGGCCGAGCCGGCCCGCTACATCAACGAGATCAAGGACATGCCGCTGGAGAATCAAGCCAAGATCATGGGTGGCAACCTGGCCCGGTTGCTGAAGGTATGA
- a CDS encoding AMP-binding protein, producing the protein MEWTTRAISPELAQHYRDNGWWTSQTLGDLLADGLAAAADTPLRIHSTQRPWSGTFADVERTARRLAAGLHRRGVGPGDVVAFQLPNWMEAAAVFWASAFLGATVVPIVHFYGPRELNHVIGTVRPQVFVSAGRFGGGDLPLEPAADVPIVGVVGRDFDRLLDDEPLAGVLPVPADHPAVIAFTSGTTRAPKGVVHSHQTLGYETRQLAAGYPRDRGDQLTAAPVGHFIGMVNAFLIPVLDRLPINLIDVWDPARVLALMSSNDLTVGGGVPYFITSLLEHPDFGPRHLAQMRYAGLGGATVPAAVTTRLAGLGITVFRSYGSTEHPSITGSRYTAPEPKRLFTDGKPLLGVEMRIAPDGEILSRGPDLCLGYTDAALTAAAFDADGWYHTGDIGTLDADGYLTITDRKADVIIRGGENVSAVEVEEVLLTLPGVAEAVAVAVPDPLLGERTAAVFRLVPGATAPTLDDLRGRFADAGLAKQKWPEEVHVVPDFPRTASGKVQKFRVRKDLAAVRSAT; encoded by the coding sequence GTGGAATGGACGACGCGGGCGATCTCGCCCGAGCTGGCCCAGCACTATCGGGACAACGGCTGGTGGACGTCGCAAACCCTCGGTGATCTGCTGGCCGACGGGCTGGCCGCCGCGGCCGACACCCCCCTTCGCATCCACTCCACCCAGCGCCCCTGGTCCGGCACGTTCGCCGACGTCGAGCGGACGGCGCGGCGGCTGGCGGCGGGGCTGCACCGCCGTGGCGTGGGTCCGGGCGACGTCGTCGCGTTCCAGCTGCCGAACTGGATGGAGGCCGCCGCGGTCTTCTGGGCGTCGGCGTTCCTGGGCGCGACGGTGGTCCCCATCGTGCACTTCTACGGTCCGCGCGAGCTGAACCACGTCATCGGCACCGTACGGCCACAGGTCTTCGTCAGTGCCGGCCGGTTCGGCGGCGGTGATCTTCCGCTCGAGCCGGCCGCCGACGTGCCGATCGTCGGCGTCGTCGGCCGTGACTTCGACCGGCTGCTCGACGACGAGCCGCTGGCCGGCGTGCTACCGGTGCCGGCCGACCACCCGGCGGTGATCGCTTTCACCTCCGGCACGACCCGTGCCCCCAAAGGCGTCGTACACAGCCATCAGACGCTCGGCTACGAGACCCGGCAGCTGGCCGCCGGCTACCCGCGCGACCGGGGCGACCAACTCACCGCAGCGCCGGTGGGCCATTTCATCGGGATGGTCAATGCGTTCCTCATCCCCGTGCTGGACCGGCTGCCGATCAACCTGATCGACGTCTGGGACCCGGCGCGGGTCCTCGCCCTGATGAGCTCGAACGATCTCACCGTCGGCGGCGGGGTGCCCTACTTCATAACCAGCCTGCTCGAGCATCCGGACTTCGGCCCCCGGCACCTCGCACAGATGCGGTACGCCGGGCTCGGCGGCGCCACCGTCCCAGCCGCGGTCACCACCCGGCTGGCCGGTTTGGGCATCACCGTCTTCCGGTCGTACGGCAGCACCGAGCACCCGTCGATCACCGGCTCGCGGTATACCGCGCCGGAACCCAAGCGGCTCTTCACCGACGGGAAACCGCTGCTCGGGGTCGAGATGCGGATCGCCCCGGACGGCGAAATCCTCAGCCGGGGACCGGATCTGTGCCTCGGCTACACCGATGCCGCGCTCACCGCGGCTGCCTTCGACGCCGACGGCTGGTACCACACCGGCGATATCGGCACGCTCGACGCCGACGGCTACCTCACGATCACCGATCGCAAGGCAGACGTGATCATCCGGGGCGGGGAGAACGTCAGCGCGGTCGAGGTCGAAGAGGTGCTGCTCACCCTGCCCGGGGTGGCCGAGGCGGTCGCGGTGGCGGTGCCCGACCCGCTGCTCGGCGAACGGACCGCAGCCGTATTCAGGCTGGTGCCGGGCGCGACCGCCCCGACGCTGGACGACCTGCGCGGTCGATTCGCCGACGCGGGCCTGGCCAAGCAGAAGTGGCCGGAGGAAGTCCATGTCGTGCCCGACTTTCCGCGTACCGCAAGCGGGAAGGTCCAGAAATTCCGGGTCCGCAAGGACCTTGCCGCGGTTCGTTCCGCTACCTGA